From a single Streptomyces sp. NBC_00377 genomic region:
- a CDS encoding TetR/AcrR family transcriptional regulator, with product MATRSRRTERREEPLSRDRIVEAAIGILDTAGESGLTFRALAGRLATGPGAIYWHVTGKDELLHAATDAVVTATMTVGAAGSTPQETIRVLALGVFDAIDAHPWIGTQLARVPSQSPMLRVFEHLGRQVQALGVPHHARFTAASALLNYILGVGGQNAANARVVQPDTDRTEFLRRTAAAWADLDADEYAFTRDVADQLRDHDDRTEFLAGIDLILAGITAGL from the coding sequence ATGGCAACCAGGAGTCGTCGTACCGAGCGACGTGAGGAACCGCTCTCACGGGACCGGATCGTCGAGGCCGCGATCGGGATTCTCGACACGGCGGGCGAGAGCGGACTCACGTTCCGCGCACTGGCCGGGCGTCTCGCCACCGGGCCCGGCGCGATCTACTGGCATGTCACGGGCAAGGACGAACTGCTCCACGCCGCCACGGACGCCGTCGTCACCGCCACGATGACCGTCGGCGCCGCCGGGTCGACACCGCAGGAAACGATCCGCGTCCTCGCCCTCGGCGTGTTCGACGCGATCGACGCCCACCCGTGGATCGGCACCCAACTCGCCCGCGTCCCCTCGCAGTCACCGATGCTGCGCGTCTTCGAACACCTCGGGCGCCAGGTGCAGGCGCTCGGCGTGCCGCACCACGCCCGGTTCACCGCGGCCTCCGCGCTGCTGAACTACATCCTCGGAGTGGGCGGACAGAACGCGGCCAACGCCCGCGTCGTCCAGCCGGACACGGACCGGACCGAGTTCCTGCGCCGTACGGCCGCCGCCTGGGCCGACCTCGATGCCGACGAGTACGCCTTCACCCGCGACGTCGCGGACCAACTGCGCGACCACGACGACCGGACGGAGTTCCTCGCCGGCATCGACCTCATCCTCGCCGGAATCACCGCCGGCCTGTAG
- a CDS encoding DUF1360 domain-containing protein, with protein MGTAVDNRFARRLHGFLRSTKRAYSAEPERPLEGYAAAMIGFGAYTAAWASAVRLRGRPLPDRPAPSDVVLTAVAAFRISRLLSKASVTSPLRAPFTRYVGPQGPAELHEEARTDDGKDTLAELVTCPFCTSVWVVSTLTAGQLLWPRATRTAMGAFTALAGADALQLAYAALVDRTTGE; from the coding sequence ATGGGCACGGCAGTTGACAACCGCTTCGCGCGGCGGCTGCACGGATTTCTCCGCAGCACCAAGCGCGCGTACTCCGCGGAGCCCGAGCGGCCCCTGGAGGGTTACGCGGCGGCCATGATCGGGTTCGGGGCGTACACGGCGGCCTGGGCGTCGGCGGTGCGCCTGCGCGGGCGCCCGCTGCCCGACCGGCCCGCTCCCTCGGACGTGGTGCTGACGGCGGTGGCCGCCTTCCGGATCAGCCGGCTGCTGAGCAAGGCGTCGGTGACCAGTCCGCTCCGGGCCCCGTTCACCCGCTACGTCGGCCCGCAGGGCCCGGCGGAACTGCACGAGGAGGCGCGGACCGACGACGGCAAGGACACCCTCGCAGAGCTGGTGACCTGTCCGTTCTGCACGAGCGTGTGGGTGGTCTCCACCCTGACCGCGGGCCAGCTGCTCTGGCCCCGCGCCACCCGCACCGCCATGGGCGCCTTCACCGCCCTGGCCGGTGCGGACGCCCTGCAACTGGCGTATGCGGCGCTGGTGGACAGGACGACCGGCGAGTGA